In Acidobacteriota bacterium, one genomic interval encodes:
- a CDS encoding cyclase family protein: protein MKIYDVTVPISKELIVYPGDPPIKIKRAKTLGKNDAEYNLTTFSFGAHTGTHIDAPFHLFADGAKADELPLEMLIGPARVVEITSPRIDEEALQEFDLMADVRLLFKTRNSYLWGKNEFVQEYVYITLDAARYLIKEGVKLIGIDYLSIEKFGSNDLPVHKEFLSAGTIIVEGLNLRDIEPGDYEMICLPLKVTESDGAPARVILRQS, encoded by the coding sequence ATGAAGATTTACGATGTCACAGTCCCCATTTCCAAAGAACTGATAGTTTATCCGGGCGACCCTCCTATAAAAATCAAACGCGCCAAAACTCTGGGCAAAAACGACGCGGAATATAATTTGACGACATTTTCTTTCGGGGCTCACACTGGCACTCACATTGATGCGCCGTTTCATCTTTTTGCAGACGGAGCTAAGGCAGACGAACTGCCGCTTGAAATGTTAATCGGTCCGGCGCGCGTTGTGGAAATTACTTCACCGCGCATTGATGAGGAGGCATTGCAGGAATTTGATTTAATGGCAGATGTCAGACTTTTATTCAAAACCCGTAATTCCTACCTTTGGGGAAAAAATGAATTCGTTCAAGAGTATGTTTATATCACCCTTGATGCCGCCAGGTATTTAATTAAAGAAGGTGTCAAACTGATCGGCATTGATTATCTATCGATTGAAAAATTCGGCAGTAATGATTTGCCGGTTCATAAAGAATTTTTGAGCGCCGGAACCATTATCGTCGAAGGCTTGAATCTGCGCGATATTGAGCCGGGTGATTATGAAATGATTTGTTTGCCTTTGAAGGTTACGGAAAGCGATGGCGCGCCTGCCCGCGTCATCTTACGGCAGAGTTAA
- a CDS encoding DUF3488 and transglutaminase-like domain-containing protein, protein MKFDTYFRITSYAFIGSAFMALALTGEVDAVSVLLYILAFFAAFYLDTKGVRKWRPREWAWRLLTGLYIPFMLVDSVMITNRILALVHLSLFASAVKLFQDKVDRDWVFLYLIAFFQVLLASGLTFNATFIASLIAFVFFFISTLAAFEIRRTRRSIEKGKDESITRLKPKPLKASGKEAGAIYKSPRTGRVRYLMSASILQIVIVSALAFPLFFMIPRFNSANLAGNVGEGETLTGFSNTVELGKIAEIKQSPRVVMRVTLNKPPVRFLRWRGVALEHYNGKSWSVVKMDNRYSGRFQNQDSNNEDRDSDTSFERAHFFDYPLYEQPTKDDILEQQIRLEPLATTTLFAARTPRTLRGRVSMVLQDKYSGALSSTGIRGRFAYSVASNVSAPGEDELRVDNSTDYADEIARIYLQKPEGFDPRIRKKSLEIIQQANARTNYDKALAIQNYLKTDLRYTLNLKMSSADPLAEFLFETKEGHCEYFATAMVMMMRSIGIPARIVNGFQMGEYNSLNGSYTVRESDAHSWVEVFFLHNENAASIAQTPASPNVTSKEVETHGKGIWVEFDPTPSAGINDYSQGGLRASLRKYMDAMEVFWLDYVVTLDRDEQASLMVEIQQRILQIKNTFLDYYKSVKNWFKKIIQSVAGAPQMNMVAWVKLGGALVILLLLIAAILLTLAYAKRKRQMPTGYNPWWYRWFIAPVLRRMRFRKRDHRASVVLFYEQMLAVAARAGLVKTPDQTPLEFATASGYPQIGEITALYNRVRFGNTQLAETEVRKIATLLADLKQAIHHR, encoded by the coding sequence ATGAAGTTCGATACCTATTTCCGAATAACTTCATATGCCTTTATCGGTTCGGCGTTTATGGCGTTGGCATTGACCGGCGAAGTGGATGCGGTGTCGGTGTTGCTCTATATCCTGGCTTTTTTTGCGGCTTTTTATCTCGACACCAAAGGCGTCAGGAAGTGGCGACCGCGCGAATGGGCTTGGCGCTTGCTCACGGGATTGTACATTCCGTTTATGCTGGTGGATTCGGTAATGATTACCAATCGCATATTGGCGCTGGTGCATCTCTCGCTTTTCGCTTCGGCAGTAAAACTCTTTCAGGACAAGGTTGACCGCGACTGGGTGTTTCTTTACCTCATCGCCTTTTTTCAGGTTCTCCTGGCATCAGGTTTAACCTTCAATGCGACATTCATCGCGTCGTTGATTGCTTTTGTGTTTTTCTTTATTTCAACGCTCGCGGCTTTCGAGATACGCCGCACCCGCCGCAGCATTGAAAAAGGTAAAGATGAATCGATCACCCGTTTAAAACCGAAACCGCTGAAGGCGTCAGGCAAAGAAGCCGGAGCGATTTACAAAAGCCCGCGAACCGGACGGGTGCGGTATCTGATGAGCGCGTCAATCCTGCAAATCGTTATCGTTTCGGCATTGGCATTTCCCCTGTTTTTTATGATTCCGCGATTTAACAGCGCCAATCTCGCAGGCAATGTTGGCGAAGGCGAAACGCTCACGGGTTTTTCCAATACCGTCGAACTCGGTAAAATCGCCGAGATTAAACAAAGCCCGCGAGTGGTGATGCGGGTGACTTTAAATAAACCACCCGTCAGATTCCTGCGCTGGCGCGGTGTGGCGCTGGAACATTACAACGGCAAATCCTGGTCGGTTGTGAAAATGGACAACCGTTACAGCGGTAGATTTCAAAATCAGGATAGTAATAACGAAGATAGGGATAGTGATACCAGTTTTGAACGCGCACATTTTTTCGATTATCCGCTTTATGAACAGCCAACCAAAGATGACATTTTAGAACAGCAAATCCGTTTGGAGCCGCTGGCGACCACGACGCTGTTTGCCGCCCGCACCCCGCGAACCTTGCGAGGACGGGTCTCAATGGTTTTGCAGGATAAATATTCGGGTGCCTTATCGAGCACAGGAATTCGCGGGCGGTTTGCCTATTCAGTAGCATCAAATGTCAGCGCACCTGGCGAAGATGAACTGCGCGTTGATAATTCCACAGACTATGCAGATGAAATCGCACGCATTTACCTGCAAAAACCCGAAGGCTTCGACCCGCGAATCAGAAAAAAGAGCCTCGAAATTATTCAACAAGCCAATGCCAGAACCAACTACGACAAAGCCCTGGCAATTCAAAATTATTTAAAGACCGACTTACGCTATACGCTCAATTTAAAAATGAGCAGCGCCGACCCGCTTGCCGAATTTTTATTCGAGACCAAAGAAGGCCATTGCGAATATTTCGCGACAGCAATGGTGATGATGATGCGGTCAATTGGCATCCCTGCGCGCATCGTCAACGGCTTTCAGATGGGTGAATATAATTCGCTCAACGGGTCATACACCGTGCGCGAAAGCGATGCCCATTCCTGGGTTGAAGTGTTTTTTCTGCATAATGAAAACGCCGCCAGTATCGCGCAAACCCCGGCATCGCCCAATGTGACAAGCAAAGAGGTGGAAACCCACGGCAAAGGCATCTGGGTTGAATTCGACCCGACCCCATCGGCGGGCATCAACGATTATTCGCAAGGTGGGTTGAGAGCCTCGCTTAGAAAATACATGGATGCGATGGAAGTGTTCTGGCTTGATTATGTGGTTACGTTAGACCGCGATGAACAAGCCTCGTTGATGGTCGAAATTCAACAGCGCATTCTGCAAATTAAAAACACTTTCCTTGATTATTACAAATCGGTTAAAAACTGGTTCAAAAAAATCATTCAAAGCGTAGCGGGCGCGCCGCAAATGAATATGGTCGCGTGGGTAAAACTGGGTGGGGCGCTGGTGATTTTATTATTGCTGATAGCCGCGATTTTACTGACGCTCGCCTATGCTAAACGCAAACGCCAGATGCCGACCGGTTATAACCCTTGGTGGTATCGCTGGTTTATCGCGCCGGTTTTGCGCCGAATGCGTTTCAGAAAGCGCGACCATCGCGCTTCGGTGGTGTTGTTTTACGAGCAAATGTTAGCCGTGGCTGCGAGAGCCGGTCTGGTTAAAACCCCTGACCAGACGCCTCTGGAATTTGCTACGGCATCGGGCTATCCGCAAATTGGAGAGATTACCGCGCTCTATAATCGCGTGCGTTTTGGCAATACTCAACTTGCCGAAACGGAAGTTCGCAAAATCGCGACCTTGCTTGCCGATTTAAAACAGGCGATTCATCACCGATAA